The following coding sequences lie in one Paenibacillus durus ATCC 35681 genomic window:
- a CDS encoding DJ-1/PfpI family protein codes for MKKTAVLLYPKFSEYELTVALSILMQGKKPVVTIGLNDRPVRGEAGLTCIPDTTIDQANQAEIDSLLLTGCMDVLALQNEADLIEFIRKTGSNASVIASISSSPFLLAKAGLLQGKKYTIGMTEENRKKTGVFEAENYSGEPVVRDGNLITATGRNFIQFGTVLGQALNLSFDGQWYKGRAL; via the coding sequence GTGAAAAAAACGGCGGTACTATTGTATCCGAAATTTAGCGAATACGAACTGACTGTCGCATTGTCCATTCTTATGCAAGGGAAGAAGCCCGTTGTAACGATAGGGTTGAATGATCGGCCGGTTAGGGGAGAGGCAGGGCTGACATGTATTCCCGATACGACGATTGACCAGGCCAACCAGGCGGAAATAGACAGCCTTTTGTTAACAGGATGTATGGATGTACTGGCATTGCAGAATGAGGCGGATTTAATTGAATTTATACGGAAAACAGGGAGCAATGCTTCCGTCATTGCAAGTATTTCCAGTTCGCCGTTTCTGCTGGCAAAAGCAGGGCTTCTGCAAGGGAAGAAATATACGATCGGAATGACCGAGGAAAATCGGAAAAAGACAGGCGTTTTTGAAGCGGAGAATTATTCCGGGGAGCCTGTGGTCCGGGACGGGAATCTGATCACGGCAACCGGAAGAAATTTCATACAATTTGGCACTGTGCTCGGACAGGCGCTGAACCTTTCTTTTGACGGGCAATGGTATAAGGGGAGGGCCTTATAA